The stretch of DNA GTGCTCTCGCGCGGGCCTCTGTGGCGTGGGCAGCTTGCCGAACATCGTCATATCAATCCTTCGCGTTTGTCAATCATGACGAACGTGCGTCATTTATGATTGACTGGGACATCCCTCGATGAGGAGGCGCTATGCCGTCGCGCAGGTTCCGCCCGACCGACGTCGGGGAGATCGACGTCGACACCGCTGTGCTCCAGGCGATCGACTCGGTGCAAGGTCCGGTCGGAGCCCGCGACCTCAGGCGGGCCCTGAGTGCTCAGGGCCGAACGCTCTCCGAGGCCACGGTCAGCCGGAGACTGCGCGAGCTGGACGAGCTCGACCTCACCACCCCGGCCGGGCGCAAGGGCAGGCTGCTCACGGCCCGAGGGAGCGAAGTTCTGCGATCTCGACTGCGAGGTCGCGAGCAGCACACACTGCTCGACCGCGCCGCCGACGTGCGCACCGCCACCGATGTACTGCACCTACTGCAAGGGCGCCGGGCGATCGAGCCGGAGGCGGTGCGTCAGGGCGTTGGTCGCGCGGACCCCGCGTCATTGGCACAGCTGGAGGCGGCGAACCGGGGACACCGCGAAGCCCTCTCCGGTGACGGTGAACACATCCCGCGCTCGCTGGTGCTCAACTTCCACCGGACCGTGACGTCGTTCACCGACAACCCCTTCGTGGCCGCGATGACCCGGATCTCCTTGGACCCCTCCCTCGACCACGTCGAGGCCATGCTCGACGTCATCCTGCGGACCCGACACACCAGCCGGAAGAGCGTCGCCGAGCACGCCGCGATCTACGAGGCGTTCGCCGCGGGTGACGGCGAAGGGGCCGCCACGGCGATGCGTGAGCACCTCGACCGACTCATCGCCGAAACCACGTCATTCATCAACGACCACGACCCGGAACTTGTCAACCGACTGCTGGAGAGCGCCGACGAGGGTCATTGATCGCCCGCGGCGCCTACCCGTGCGGATCGTCGACCTTGAGCTCTGCTCCTGTGGTGGAGATGAAAACGACCAGCTCGTCTTGGTGGTACGTGCGACCCACACCATTCATCGCGGTGTCTTCCGTGGTGATCCGGTCAGCTCGACCAGGCCGAGCCGACGATGCGCTCGACGGTGGTCGTGCGCCGGAAATCGGGGACGAAGTGCTCGAGAACATCGGAGTTCACGGTTCCGTTGGTCGTTTCCGGGCGGTCTT from Mycobacteriales bacterium encodes:
- a CDS encoding FCD domain-containing protein, which produces MPSRRFRPTDVGEIDVDTAVLQAIDSVQGPVGARDLRRALSAQGRTLSEATVSRRLRELDELDLTTPAGRKGRLLTARGSEVLRSRLRGREQHTLLDRAADVRTATDVLHLLQGRRAIEPEAVRQGVGRADPASLAQLEAANRGHREALSGDGEHIPRSLVLNFHRTVTSFTDNPFVAAMTRISLDPSLDHVEAMLDVILRTRHTSRKSVAEHAAIYEAFAAGDGEGAATAMREHLDRLIAETTSFINDHDPELVNRLLESADEGH